The following DNA comes from Papaver somniferum cultivar HN1 chromosome 4, ASM357369v1, whole genome shotgun sequence.
CAAGAaacaaagatgatgaagatatgcaAACGACGATGAATATTTTCCAGACGACGATGAAGATTTGCAGAGATGATGCGACGATTTACAGAGAAACAAAAaatagagattttgatttgattacatAGATCGAAGACGAACtctgttttttgatttttttttctttttgttgctgctggtgtttgaatgttgaagatgaagaaagacgatgaagatgatgaacaacAATGAAGATCTGCgcgattttcttctttttttgttgctgctggtgttctGGAATATGGTGGAGACGGTGACAAagatgaagacaaagaatatgaagaatttatttctgctgctgttgaagacgaagatgatgatgctgcagttcattccataaatgaactctgtttttttagctttttatatggagttcatttctggaatgaactctgttttttaagctttttatatggagttcatttctggaatgaactctgtttttttagctttttatatggagttcgtctctggaatgaactctgtttttttagctttttatatggagttcatctcTGGAATGGACTCTAGTtattttagctttttatatggagttcatctcTGGAATGAACTTTAGTTTTTTAggtgatttttgaaaaaataagtagaaattaacaggagttcattttgaagaatgaactgctacaaaaaaataagtaaaaattaacacggaagggtttttgtccatttaatatttttaaataattatgaacCAAACAGTAAAGGTGTTTTTCCCAAaagactaaacagacatgggaccacctaaaaaaagggcaaacgatatttttcccataaACATTTTAGGCTTAACCGGGTAAGTATTGATCTCAAATCTCAATGATGTGCCCATTAGTGGCCCGTGACAATAATTGTAACTTTGTTTTTGTAGGACATTTTGATCGTCTCTTTTGTAATACTAAAAGAGGCTTTTATATGACAAGCAATTTTTTATTGTCACTCTTGATACCTAATTTTCTCTtcacctttttttattttttttttaattcttaaaTATATCAAACCAATTTCGTCTGATTTTCTTCTGAAAATTTTGTctgattttcttttgaaatatcgTAAAGACATGTACATTTCTCCCAGTCTCACGAATACGACCCATCCTCCTATTTTGGCCGTCTTTCTTAggaaaaatattggtagattcaCCCGGCCGGTACGTGTTAGAATCACTTTTTAAGATAtacagcttttaatccttcggtAAACCGATCAATTCAGTCGAAacatattttcttaaattttcAGGCCAATGTCTGGGTCTAGGTTGGGCAGTTTGGGTCAGATCTTCTTCATTGACTTTAGTCGTGTGCTACCTCTACCCTTTTCTATCTCCGTTGCATCGCACCATGAACTATTGCTCTTATAAAATAATGATGGGAATTTTATGGGAATTTTATAAATTAAGTACTCTTGTTTGGATTAGTAATTTATAAAGTGCCACATTTTTTTCCAAAATATATGAAGTATTTCTGATGGCTAACGGTCCGTAAGTGCTAGTTTCAGTtattcatatgtgaaaagtcatgaAAGCTCCTGAATTAGTTGAGTTGAACTGGTTTAGCCACATCTCCTTGGTGAGAAGGATAAATGATTTGACGATCCTGAAAACAGTGTAATAATTGAAGTGGACTCGATGAACCTGAAATCATTGTAATGATCAAGAATCAGGCCCGACGAACTTGAAATGTGTTGTAGAAGGGTTGATTCTCCACCAAGCAAAAATTCCAAGATACTTGGAATTAATAAACTTTTTTTTACGATACAACGTAATGAATCTGAAAAGGGTGAAACAATCCTAAACCGAGCTCGTCAAACCAAGATGGATGCAAAAGATTAACATGACAACTAATAAAGGGTAAATAAGATTAACTGACTTAACCGAAATGGATGAAAAAATCTGACGGTGGTGGCACTTAATACATTTTCCAAAAAATGAGGAAGTTTATTCTGATTAACTGAAGAATATTTTGAACAAACTCTATTAATAAAAAATACATAGAAAAGCATTCTTAGCATTTTTCATATTAGCTTACATGGAAAACTTTAAATTTGATAAACATTTTACAGCGCGCCATATTTTCTCATTTTGAACATACAGATGAAGTTGGATTCAATGATTCATTCAACATGCATTTAACTTTAAAAATGACAGGAAATGGTATCAATCTTTTCCTTCATGAAGAGATTCCATTGACATTATACACTAGTTACTATCATTCAATATTTTACGTAAATGTCGgtacatatgtaatatgtttaTGATTTATGGACCAATAACAAGTTATAGCTTATAACCATGGAACAATAACCTCAACGAAGCTTGACTTTTTGGATAGACCAGTCAAGCTATTCTTTTTATACAATATACAATATCTGTACCGGAAAGTGACTTTGTTTTTGTTGAGGAAAAAAACCCCGAAATTTCCAGTATATGTGAGTATGTATCCATGATTCCGTGACAATATTATATTATAAGTTGTTATTTCATGGTTCATCTTAAACATGACCAGCTAGTTGACGTTTTCTCGGCATGTTTCTCCATCAAGTAGTTAAGTATTCCAACGACCTGGGTTCCCCTCTCGTCTTTTATCCAAATATACACATTTACTTCCAATACTTCGTCATCGGGATCCCAGATTTTACTAGGTCTTACTATGAAACATTGCCAGCGGGGACTTTTTTTTCATTATTACGTGAAAAAAAGTCCAAACTAGAAAAGaaaacatcattttttttttctaattgaaGCAGAGGAGTCTGTATCAAAAATTGAGGTGGCTCTATTTTTATTTCTCATTTTTGGTAGTCTTATTCCTTTTGCGTGCAACTATAAAAGTCCAccgcctagttagtaagttcgcgaatgattcgcgaatcattcgcgaatttttccgtatcacgaattttaccgtcttattcgcgtacgtttgcaactccgaacccaagtcgcgtattatgtggcattcccggattattcgcgaatcgttcacgaattttacgtatcccgaatgatacgtccgcttaattcgccataaattctttagcttttacttttcaaagactccactttttgggctttactgcctcccgaacatacacgaccgaatattagacgtgttgtaatttttatgaaacaaaaacgactgaagagatttgaaggtgaaggtgagagagatctcaaactcactaaccaagcatctaaaccaccatacgacgtccttttggataactaatgttgtatatattattaatatcatcatattgagtttattttttccttaaataactcacacatatgcataaaaattggtctatgaccttataaatacaaattatttgttatatatagataccgaattttcagagccgaactcacatttataaatcgaattatacacgtacgtatgccgttccgaattaatgacgaatcacgtcccgttgaccgaattttggaccgaatctggattttacaaaaccgtataatactcgtacgtttgtcgttccgtacgtttgtcgaatcccgaattgctaactagggtccaCCGCCAAGCCCGCCTGATCACCGAGTTTTCCAGGACCCACGCAAATAAAATAATGTAGGTCTGAATAACAAATTATTTTACGTGACTTAATAATTACGTGATACGCTACCAAATCCTGCACTCCCGCTATATAAAATATACCGACAAATATTCAGATTTTGATACTAACTCTTTCCGTCTGTCGTTCAGGGGAGAGAACACACAACAATGGCGAGCAAATTTCTGAGTCTGGCATGTATACGGAATGAAAATGGAAGTTCAAGTTCAAGAGATTTATCAGCAAGACCTCATTATCCATCAATGCCTAAATACCCGAAAGGGATTTCAATCGATGATCACGACAAGaataagagaaaagaagaagaagaaagttattCAGAATCAAAATCTGCTTTGTTTTGTGTGATTGGAATGACATGTTCGGCTTGTGCTGGATCTGTTGAAAAAGCTATTAAAAGATTACCTGGGATTAAAGAAGCTGTTGTGGATGTTCTTAATAACAGAACTCAAGTCCTTTTTTACCCTGATTTCATTAATGTAAGTACCCTTTTCCTTGTTCTTCAATTTTGTTTATATGGGACTGTTTTTTCTGTTATTGGAATAATTGCTTAGTTTAGGTTTAAATATGAATCAAATTAATTGTTGTGTATGTGAGGCCAAAAGATTACTGAAATTCTCAATTTATTCACAGAATTATACCAAAACTCTATGGATTCAATAATGTTTTGCCAAATTGGTGATACCCTATTATTTAATTTTTAGTGTGCCCAACATTTAAGTTGCTATtctgagaaggaaaaaaaaaagaagaagaagaaaacaaaattagaaaCAGTTAAATTGTTGTACTGAGATATTTGGTGTTGGAACCCAACTTGCATTGGAATGGATGGATTTTCTCACTCTTGATTTTCATGGTCTTCTTATAGAAAGGTTTAAAGAAAAATTATTCAGTTTGTGGTGAAGCCAATTTGATTAGCTTTTGATTTAGAAATTGTTGTGTCATTAACTGTCTTTAGGAGGAGACGATACGAGAAACGATTGAAGATGTTGGATTTGAGGCGACACTGATTGAGGAGGAATTGGCTGACAGAACATTTCAAGTATGTCGGATACGCATAAAAGGAATGACTTGTACTACTTGTTCCACTACAGTTGAATCTGTTCTACAAGGTGTTCATGGTGTACAAAAAGCCCAAGTTGCGTTAGCAACTGAAGAAGCGGAAATCCAATTTGATTCGAAGATTGTGAACCAGAACCAGCTTATGGAAGCAATTGAGAATACTGGTTTTGAAGCTATACTTATCAGTGTAGGGGAAGACATGAGTAAGATACATCTTGAAGTAGAAGGAGTTAGAATTGACGAGTCATTTAGGGGTATAGAGAAAGCTCTTTGGTCTATTTTAGGAGTGGAAGATGTAGAAATTGAACCTATTCTTCGTAAGGTGTCCATTGCGTACAAGCCGGATCAAACAGGTCCTAGaaatttcatcaaagcaattgagTCTATTGAAAATAAGCGCTTCAAGGCAAGGATCTTCCCTGGTGGAGCGGGAAGAGAACCTCATAAACAGGAGGAAATTAGGCAGTACAAAATCTACTTCCTCTGGAGTTTAGTTTTTACGATCCCGGTTTTCTTAACATCCATGGTCTTCATGTATATTCCTGGTATCAAGCATGTGTTAGACGCTAAAGTAGTTAACATGTTGACGATTGGCGAGCTTCTGAGATGGATATTAGCAACCCCGGTACAGTTCATTATTGGTCATCGATTTTACACTGGGGCATACAAAGCACTAAGGCACAAGTCCGCGAATATGGATGTTTTGATTGCTTTAGGAACCAACGCAGCATACTTCTACTCGGTTTTTTCAGTAATAAGAGCAGCAACATCGCCAACTTTCCAGGGTACTGATTTCTTTGAGACTAGTGCTATGCTCATCTCATTTATTATTCTAGGAAAGTACTTGGAGGTTTTAGCCAAAGGGAAGACATCTGAAGCCATTGCAAAACTTATGGACTTGGCGCCAGATACGGCGATATTATTAGCTCTCGACAGTGAAGGAAACGTCAAGAATGAGGAAGAAATTGATAGTCGATTGATACAAAAGAATGATATCCTTAAAATAATTCCAGGTTCAAAGGTAGCTGCAGATGGTTTTGTTGTATGGGGACAAAGCCATGTCAATGAGAGTATGATCACTGGAGAATCGCGACCAGTTTCAAAAAGGAAAGGTGATACGGTGATTGGAGGAACTTTGAATGAAAACGGTGTTTTACATGTTCAGGCAACTCGGGTTGGTTCTGAAAGCTCTTTATCTCAGATTGTTAGACTTGTGGAATCGGCGCAAATGGCCAAAGCACCTGTGCAGAAATTTGCTGACCGTATTTCGAAGTATTTTGTCCCGCTGGTAAGTGTAAATGCAGTTCTTCACTGTTTAAGTTTTTACTTTATCCATACTACTAATAAGAACTTCTGAATTGCGCTACTCTTAACTGGTTTGCATTTGATATTCAATCATATGCAGTTAGTTAGTATTGATTATTTAATCGTGGCTAATTATGTTTCAGGTTATTATTCTTTCCTTCTGCACTTGGCTTTCCTGGTTTTTGGCTGGAAAATTCCATGCTTACCCTGCATCTTGGATTCCGACTTCTATGGATAGTTTTCAGCTAGCTCTTCAGTTTGGCATTTCAGTTATGGTCATAGCATGTCCATGTGCTCTTGGCTTGGCAACCCCAACTGCTGTTATGGTTGGTACTGGAGTTGGCGCCTCTCAAGGTGTATTGATTAAAGGGGGGCAAGCATTGGAGAGTGCGCATAAGGTGCGT
Coding sequences within:
- the LOC113274956 gene encoding probable copper-transporting ATPase HMA5, with amino-acid sequence MASKFLSLACIRNENGSSSSRDLSARPHYPSMPKYPKGISIDDHDKNKRKEEEESYSESKSALFCVIGMTCSACAGSVEKAIKRLPGIKEAVVDVLNNRTQVLFYPDFINEETIRETIEDVGFEATLIEEELADRTFQVCRIRIKGMTCTTCSTTVESVLQGVHGVQKAQVALATEEAEIQFDSKIVNQNQLMEAIENTGFEAILISVGEDMSKIHLEVEGVRIDESFRGIEKALWSILGVEDVEIEPILRKVSIAYKPDQTGPRNFIKAIESIENKRFKARIFPGGAGREPHKQEEIRQYKIYFLWSLVFTIPVFLTSMVFMYIPGIKHVLDAKVVNMLTIGELLRWILATPVQFIIGHRFYTGAYKALRHKSANMDVLIALGTNAAYFYSVFSVIRAATSPTFQGTDFFETSAMLISFIILGKYLEVLAKGKTSEAIAKLMDLAPDTAILLALDSEGNVKNEEEIDSRLIQKNDILKIIPGSKVAADGFVVWGQSHVNESMITGESRPVSKRKGDTVIGGTLNENGVLHVQATRVGSESSLSQIVRLVESAQMAKAPVQKFADRISKYFVPLVIILSFCTWLSWFLAGKFHAYPASWIPTSMDSFQLALQFGISVMVIACPCALGLATPTAVMVGTGVGASQGVLIKGGQALESAHKVNCIVFDKTGTLTIGKPVVVNTKFLKRVPDFLELVAATEVNSEHPLAKAIVDYAKKCRGDDENQVWPEAHEFESITGHGVKAIVKGKQILVGNKSFLQNSSISVPADAEEFLAETEELAQTGILVSINEQVVGVLAISDPLKPGAREAISILKSMNIESIMVTGDNWGTAKSIAKEVGIEKVYAEAKPDQKAGKIKELQNSGFIVAMVGDGINDSPALVAADVGMAIGAGTDIAIEAADIVLMKSNLEDVITAIDLSKKTFSRIRLNYIWALGYNILGIPIAAGVLFPSTRFRLPPWVAGAAMAASSVSVVCCSLLLKYYKRPKKLETLEIRGIQVE